The Mesorhizobium sp. INR15 region ATGCCTCCCAGAAAAGACCGGACCGGAACGGCCAAGGGTGTGGCTGTGCGCCTGGACAAGGCGTCGTTCAGCTATGGCGAAGCGCCGCTTGTTTTCGATGCCGAGTTCGCGACGTCGAGAATCACCGCCATCATGGGACCGAGCGGTTCGGGAAAATCGACGTTGCTCAATCTGGTGGCCGGGTTTGAGACGCCTCAGTCGGGCCGCGTCCTGATCGACGGCGCCGATGTTGGCACTGAGCCGCCCTCGGCGCGCCCGGTGTCGATGGTGTTCCAGGAAAACAACCTGTTTGCCCATCTGTCGGTTCAGCAGAATGTCGGTCTCGGCCGCTCACCATCCCTGCGGCTGACGGAAGCCGATCAAACGGCGATCGCCGATGCGCTCGAACGCACCGGCCTTGCCGGCAAGGAAAAGCGCCTGCCGCGTGAACTCTCCGGCGGTGAGCGGCAGCGCGTTGCACTGGCGCGCGTCCTGGTGCGTGACCGGCCGGTGCTGCTGCTC contains the following coding sequences:
- the thiQ gene encoding thiamine ABC transporter ATP-binding protein gives rise to the protein MPPRKDRTGTAKGVAVRLDKASFSYGEAPLVFDAEFATSRITAIMGPSGSGKSTLLNLVAGFETPQSGRVLIDGADVGTEPPSARPVSMVFQENNLFAHLSVQQNVGLGRSPSLRLTEADQTAIADALERTGLAGKEKRLPRELSGGERQRVALARVLVRDRPVLLLDEPFASLGPALRADMLDLVAAVHAERRMTVLFVTHQPEDARRIGEHVVFLDNGVVAATGEADNFFAGTGPDAFRRYIGASATDAVSRDIARKRT